The uncultured Desulfuromusa sp. genome has a segment encoding these proteins:
- a CDS encoding aminotransferase class IV: MLICLDGTFLSREDAEIPISDGGFLFGETLFETLKAHEQTIFLLPQHLNRLEQSAKALIFPCHRQKIEDALQQMAAALESPVSRIRLTLSRGDFTGLAWPSAGRGRFLITATEYIEPTDDERQSGVACSIAPNQRVNPVSHLPQMKRGNYADCLYAANFAYQNGTREALFLDQQQNILEGCSSNVFAFIDDRLVTPPLGSLVLNGIMRQQVINAATESGIVVIERDLPFRELEQAEEIFLTNSLIGILPVSRIENQTINREECRQYLLKTLRQRIDT, translated from the coding sequence ATGTTGATCTGTCTGGACGGAACATTTCTCTCTCGTGAAGATGCCGAAATACCCATCAGCGACGGCGGGTTCTTGTTCGGAGAGACTCTATTTGAAACATTAAAAGCGCATGAGCAGACGATTTTTTTGCTGCCGCAGCACCTTAATCGATTGGAACAATCGGCAAAAGCACTCATTTTCCCCTGTCACCGACAAAAAATTGAAGACGCGTTGCAACAAATGGCAGCAGCACTTGAATCTCCAGTCTCACGCATCAGGTTAACCCTCAGTCGCGGTGACTTTACCGGCTTAGCATGGCCCTCGGCGGGACGGGGTCGGTTTCTGATCACAGCAACGGAATACATCGAACCAACTGATGATGAAAGACAATCCGGAGTTGCATGCAGCATTGCCCCCAATCAAAGGGTCAATCCGGTGAGCCACCTCCCACAGATGAAACGTGGGAATTATGCCGATTGTCTTTATGCCGCAAACTTTGCATACCAGAACGGTACGCGCGAAGCTCTGTTTCTTGATCAGCAACAGAATATTCTTGAAGGTTGCAGCAGCAATGTGTTTGCCTTCATTGATGACCGCCTAGTCACACCGCCCCTTGGATCGCTGGTGCTGAATGGTATTATGCGCCAACAAGTAATCAACGCTGCAACGGAATCTGGGATTGTTGTGATCGAAAGAGATCTGCCTTTCAGAGAGTTGGAGCAAGCCGAAGAAATTTTTTTGACGAATTCATTAATCGGCATTCTCCCCGTTTCCAGAATAGAAAATCAAACGATTAACCGGGAAGAATGCCGACAATATTTACTAAAAACACTCCGGCAACGGATAGACACTTGA
- a CDS encoding carboxymuconolactone decarboxylase family protein, with amino-acid sequence MSRIVIPTVEQSSSASKTLLDEVQKQLGVVPNMMKMIGTSSAALEGYLFLNTALGKGVLPIGLRERIALTIAEYNACEYCLSAHSYLAENMAKVETSEISAARDGHSKDQKIEVALQFARLVASQQGKISDQDLNKLRDAGYSEEGIVEIVLNVALNVLTNYINNVAQTDVDFPNVESKKAA; translated from the coding sequence ATGTCTAGAATCGTTATCCCTACCGTAGAACAATCGTCTTCCGCCTCAAAAACCTTACTCGATGAGGTCCAAAAGCAATTGGGTGTTGTGCCGAACATGATGAAGATGATAGGCACAAGTTCTGCTGCCCTTGAAGGCTACCTGTTCCTGAACACCGCATTGGGCAAAGGGGTGCTGCCCATAGGTCTGCGTGAAAGGATTGCCCTGACCATTGCTGAATACAACGCCTGTGAATACTGCCTATCAGCACATAGTTATCTGGCAGAGAACATGGCTAAGGTAGAAACATCTGAAATTTCAGCAGCACGTGATGGACATTCCAAAGACCAGAAAATTGAGGTAGCGCTGCAATTTGCCCGTTTGGTTGCATCACAACAGGGGAAAATTTCTGATCAGGACCTCAATAAGCTACGGGATGCTGGTTATAGTGAGGAGGGCATCGTAGAGATTGTGCTGAACGTTGCGCTTAATGTGCTTACGAACTACATCAATAATGTGGCCCAAACAGATGTCGACTTTCCCAATGTAGAATCCAAAAAAGCCGCCTAA
- a CDS encoding LysR family transcriptional regulator, translating into MDRQHLMEVFVAVAETESFSGAARRLNLSAASVTRAIATLETNLQVKLLNRTTRSVRVTDAGHIYLAAVRRILDDIYAVNETLAGARTKPSGKLSVTAPVEFGKMFINPVIVEYLELYSEMEVSALFLDRVVNLQEEGVDVGIRIGELPDSNVKAALVGEVRKVVCASTEYLANHGEPKKPADLTQHLIVSSNSVTPTVDWKFRQDSGLTSVRVNPRLSVSSVESAIGAVSSGFGITRLLSYQVAPYIASGKIKYLLTEYEPLPLPIHVLHLEGRYASAKVRTFVDLAVAKLRTSSLYLF; encoded by the coding sequence ATGGATCGTCAACACCTCATGGAAGTGTTTGTCGCTGTGGCTGAAACGGAGAGTTTCAGTGGAGCCGCCCGTCGTCTGAATTTATCAGCAGCTTCGGTAACTCGCGCTATTGCGACGCTTGAAACAAACTTGCAAGTAAAACTACTGAATAGAACAACTCGCTCAGTGAGAGTCACCGACGCCGGGCATATTTACCTAGCCGCTGTACGTCGAATCCTTGATGATATATATGCAGTCAATGAGACATTGGCGGGAGCTCGTACAAAGCCAAGCGGAAAACTATCCGTCACCGCCCCGGTAGAGTTTGGTAAGATGTTCATAAATCCGGTAATCGTCGAATACTTGGAGCTTTATTCGGAGATGGAAGTGTCTGCCTTATTCCTTGACCGAGTTGTAAACTTGCAGGAAGAAGGTGTTGATGTTGGTATACGTATCGGTGAATTGCCGGATTCAAACGTGAAGGCAGCTCTAGTAGGTGAAGTGCGCAAAGTGGTTTGCGCCTCCACAGAATATCTGGCAAACCATGGCGAACCAAAAAAACCGGCAGATTTGACCCAGCATTTGATAGTCTCCTCGAACTCTGTAACACCGACAGTAGACTGGAAATTTAGGCAAGACTCCGGATTAACATCGGTGCGAGTTAATCCACGTTTGAGTGTTTCCAGTGTAGAGTCAGCTATAGGTGCTGTCTCCAGTGGGTTCGGAATAACCAGACTGCTGTCATATCAAGTCGCACCATACATAGCTTCTGGCAAAATCAAATATCTACTGACGGAATATGAACCCTTGCCACTCCCCATTCACGTGCTTCACCTCGAAGGCCGCTACGCATCCGCGAAAGTCAGAACATTTGTGGATCTTGCTGTCGCCAAGTTAAGAACATCTTCCCTGTACTTATTTTAG
- a CDS encoding AraC family transcriptional regulator: MFVNKVINEIDGTFDKIALLQLSGIDPDPLMNPSQMVTADDYYSFFERAAAVDSNPTTLPLRVGAAMSCDDYGAFGLAWKSATDLRGSYGRAERFARILTSVSTYTVEWVEAGALMHLNRTGTRSLGLRFSNEATIASIASISRQVATKKFVPLAVFFKHRAPKVIAAHEEYFGCPVHFESDKDALLVSNETMRIPNKLGDNSISSFFDSHLIAELSKLTDEDLLDRKVRIHITQALSDGVPAISDVAKHLGMSGRTLQRRLSELGYTYQALVDDSRRQLADHLLRESNYSLAEVTFMTGFSEQSAFTRAFKRWKGQTPRSFRLL, translated from the coding sequence TTGTTTGTTAACAAAGTCATCAATGAAATTGACGGGACCTTCGACAAAATTGCTTTATTGCAGTTGTCAGGAATCGATCCGGATCCTCTGATGAATCCTTCACAAATGGTGACGGCCGATGATTACTATTCATTCTTTGAGCGGGCCGCCGCAGTAGACAGCAATCCGACCACTCTTCCATTGAGAGTTGGTGCTGCTATGAGTTGCGATGACTATGGAGCTTTCGGTCTTGCCTGGAAGTCTGCGACGGATCTTCGTGGTTCCTATGGTCGCGCAGAACGTTTTGCGCGCATATTAACAAGTGTTTCAACATATACGGTTGAATGGGTTGAAGCTGGTGCATTGATGCACCTGAATCGAACAGGGACGAGGTCACTCGGTCTGCGATTTTCTAACGAAGCGACAATCGCGAGTATTGCTTCTATCAGCCGGCAAGTGGCCACAAAAAAATTCGTACCATTGGCAGTGTTTTTTAAACACCGAGCACCAAAGGTCATTGCAGCCCATGAAGAGTATTTTGGCTGTCCAGTCCATTTTGAATCTGATAAAGATGCACTGCTGGTTTCAAATGAAACGATGCGAATACCTAACAAACTTGGCGATAACAGCATTTCTTCCTTTTTTGATTCACACCTGATTGCGGAATTATCCAAGCTTACAGATGAGGACCTGCTAGACCGAAAAGTCAGGATTCACATTACTCAAGCATTGAGCGATGGCGTCCCTGCAATTTCCGATGTTGCAAAACATTTGGGTATGAGTGGAAGGACTTTGCAACGCAGATTATCAGAGCTGGGCTATACATATCAGGCTCTGGTCGATGATTCACGACGTCAGCTGGCCGATCATCTTCTGCGAGAATCAAATTATTCTCTTGCGGAGGTCACTTTCATGACAGGTTTCTCTGAGCAAAGTGCCTTTACCCGAGCCTTTAAACGCTGGAAAGGGCAAACTCCTCGTTCTTTTCGCCTCCTATAA
- a CDS encoding NAD(P)H-binding protein: MNISNNQTQTAKNLILVLGGTGKTGRRISERLKAKGVPIRVGSRSALPSFDWNNPKSWDDCLKDVEAVYMNYTPDLAVPGATDTIQHFVERAKYHGVKRLVLLSGRGEAEAQACEQIVQESGLEWTIVRASWFNQNFSEGAFVDMVLSGQITLPAGNIAEPFVDVDDIANVAVVALMESGHTGEVYEVTGPRLMTFSDIATELSKATSREITYVQIAHEDFIAGITESGAPQEVAWLLDYLFSTVLDGRNAYLTDGIQRALGRPPRDFVDYARDVAATGIWHIS, encoded by the coding sequence ATGAATATATCTAACAATCAAACGCAAACAGCAAAGAACCTTATTCTGGTACTCGGCGGGACCGGTAAAACCGGCCGCAGAATTTCTGAACGTTTGAAAGCGAAAGGCGTGCCAATCCGTGTCGGTTCCCGCTCGGCGCTACCATCCTTTGACTGGAACAACCCAAAAAGCTGGGACGATTGCCTCAAAGACGTAGAAGCGGTTTACATGAATTATACACCGGATCTTGCCGTACCTGGTGCAACTGACACCATACAGCATTTTGTTGAGCGCGCTAAATATCATGGTGTGAAACGCTTAGTATTGCTATCAGGCCGTGGTGAAGCAGAAGCTCAGGCTTGTGAACAGATCGTACAAGAAAGTGGTCTGGAGTGGACTATTGTCCGCGCCAGTTGGTTCAATCAGAATTTCTCTGAGGGAGCATTTGTCGACATGGTTCTTTCAGGCCAGATTACACTCCCCGCCGGGAATATAGCAGAGCCTTTTGTGGACGTTGACGATATTGCCAATGTTGCAGTTGTCGCACTGATGGAATCCGGGCATACCGGAGAGGTCTACGAAGTCACCGGTCCACGCCTGATGACGTTTTCCGACATCGCGACCGAGCTTTCAAAGGCGACTTCGCGGGAAATCACCTATGTGCAGATTGCGCACGAAGATTTCATCGCAGGCATCACAGAATCCGGAGCACCTCAAGAAGTTGCATGGCTGCTGGATTATCTTTTTTCTACGGTACTCGATGGTCGCAACGCTTATCTGACCGACGGGATTCAACGAGCACTGGGGCGACCACCAAGAGACTTCGTCGATTATGCCCGAGATGTTGCGGCAACGGGCATATGGCACATCAGTTGA
- a CDS encoding DUF1772 domain-containing protein: MNIFQLTLSLSIIFCSLVAGFLFAFAIVVMPGIKQLTDGEYIRAFQVMDGIIQKNQPVFMLVWIGSIIIILAASVLGIGQLDSLSRFLLIAATLIYLVGVQVPTGMMNIPLNNQLQALDANNLADSELHKARENFEAPWNKSNTIRTFFAVLTSVLLVIVLLRI, translated from the coding sequence ATGAATATTTTCCAGTTGACCTTGTCTCTTTCTATAATTTTCTGTTCTCTCGTTGCCGGGTTCCTGTTTGCTTTTGCCATTGTGGTGATGCCGGGGATAAAACAGCTCACGGATGGGGAGTACATCAGGGCTTTTCAAGTTATGGACGGCATAATACAGAAAAACCAACCGGTTTTTATGCTGGTCTGGATTGGATCGATCATAATAATTCTCGCAGCTTCTGTCTTAGGGATAGGCCAATTGGATAGTTTAAGCCGTTTTCTGTTGATTGCAGCAACTCTCATCTATCTGGTCGGTGTTCAAGTGCCGACCGGGATGATGAACATCCCACTGAACAATCAGCTCCAAGCATTGGATGCCAACAATCTAGCAGATTCAGAGCTACACAAAGCCAGGGAAAACTTTGAAGCTCCATGGAATAAGTCGAACACAATCAGAACGTTTTTTGCCGTTTTGACCTCTGTCCTGTTAGTTATTGTGTTGCTGAGGATTTAA
- a CDS encoding ester cyclase: MHPKALIFTFIEEAFNNGNLSILDDIIHPDYHFSSPDSQITGIGQLNEFIQSFRAAFPDLRIHIDDIFASDDRTCTSFTLTGTHKGDFMGIPPTKKTVAVRGMVISKFQDNKISEEWEILDNLGFFQQLGVAPGLS, encoded by the coding sequence ATGCATCCTAAAGCTTTGATTTTTACTTTCATCGAAGAGGCGTTCAACAATGGAAACCTCTCGATTCTTGATGACATCATCCATCCGGACTATCATTTTTCGAGTCCCGATAGTCAAATAACCGGAATTGGCCAGTTAAATGAGTTTATTCAATCGTTCCGCGCCGCATTTCCTGATCTAAGGATCCATATTGACGACATCTTCGCCTCAGACGACAGGACCTGTACGTCGTTTACATTGACCGGTACTCATAAGGGTGATTTTATGGGTATTCCACCGACAAAAAAGACCGTGGCAGTTCGAGGGATGGTGATAAGTAAATTCCAAGACAACAAAATCTCCGAAGAGTGGGAGATTCTCGACAATTTGGGTTTTTTCCAACAACTGGGTGTCGCCCCCGGCTTGTCATGA
- a CDS encoding AraC family transcriptional regulator produces MFWSVTTTLSDSSEWHSHDVFELILCRSGSGLLILDQENIELVSRRAILIASKARHRFVFRKNETAGFKFVCFTPTDIATHLSAAQSSFLYNLNKRGYSFTDFPEQTPLPWELVEMIPDGLGDQDPGELHIAWAVIGLLLASCMGNKRDPEMASGSNHLNTIRKICEWLDREPEDPGDLNEIALRFGLSRSLLTREFRSYTNTSIVEYINIRRLQKAGIILSSTGEGVAEAAFQSGFSSLPNFYRQFKRMYGVSPAEFRDQFFKKVEEGV; encoded by the coding sequence ATGTTTTGGAGCGTAACCACAACCCTCTCGGATTCTTCTGAATGGCATTCTCACGACGTTTTTGAACTTATTCTCTGTCGTTCCGGTTCGGGACTGTTGATTCTCGATCAAGAAAATATTGAATTGGTAAGTCGGAGGGCTATCCTGATTGCGTCAAAAGCACGTCACAGGTTTGTTTTTCGAAAGAATGAAACGGCAGGTTTTAAATTTGTCTGCTTTACACCTACGGATATAGCGACTCATTTGTCGGCAGCTCAATCATCTTTCCTGTATAATTTGAATAAACGTGGATACTCGTTTACTGACTTTCCTGAACAAACCCCTCTGCCATGGGAGTTAGTCGAGATGATTCCAGATGGTCTCGGAGATCAAGATCCCGGTGAGTTGCACATTGCATGGGCAGTCATTGGTTTGCTCTTAGCCTCATGCATGGGAAACAAACGAGACCCTGAGATGGCTTCAGGATCTAATCATCTGAATACAATAAGAAAAATATGTGAGTGGCTGGACAGAGAGCCAGAGGACCCGGGAGACTTAAACGAGATAGCGTTGCGGTTCGGATTGTCTCGAAGCTTGCTTACACGCGAATTTAGAAGTTATACGAATACAAGCATTGTTGAATATATCAATATCCGACGCCTCCAAAAGGCCGGGATCATTCTTTCATCAACAGGTGAAGGCGTTGCCGAGGCAGCATTTCAGAGCGGTTTTTCAAGCTTACCTAACTTTTATAGGCAGTTCAAAAGAATGTATGGTGTGTCACCAGCTGAATTTCGCGATCAATTCTTCAAAAAAGTCGAAGAGGGTGTTTGA
- the ppk1 gene encoding polyphosphate kinase 1 has product MGKEDLEARLNDSSLYQNRELSWLKFNDRVLYQAKNKKSPLLERVKFLAISGSNMDEFYMKRIGGLKQQVAAGIQETTVDGLTPQQQIDACHEYIETYQSEKERVSKDLIFSDLAKAGIEILKYNQLTLAEQQKNREWFYDNIFPLITPQSIDSAHPFPFVSNLSLNLFVTLRYPDEQEISLARVKVPVGAGANRFQRIDDKKNRFILLEDLMENNLDLLFPGMEIVSCELFRVTRNANTSKDQEHADDLLELIETTLKFRRVAPIVRLQVTPNMSSLHRGRLAAEMGLDEIKDVAVSKCILGLRDLWELYHLEMPEHKEAKHLPVDHPLLTKERNIFHSIREHKEILLQHPYESFATSIGRFLYEAATDPKVRGIKMTLYRTDPDSEIINYLIRAAQNGKQVAVVVELKASFDEQANIKLASRMEEAGIHVTYGVVGLKTHAKVILVIRQDFRGLRRYVHIGTGNYHPVTSRLYSDVGILIYNKDVGRDATELFNYLTTGFSPKRDYKKLLPAPKILKKTLIDKIEREVSCQSKNNPGLIRFKMNALEDVDITKALYRAARAGVKIELLVRDSCRIRPGLPNISENIRVVSIVGRFLEHARIYYFQNGGNEEFFIGSADAMKRNLEYRVEALIPVETAPLREQLREFMELQLNDKVGAWVLQPDGSYLPVNSNPRKGASSCQDKLIKLAEKRQHEVQRLRKRKSRQSGDMKLKKR; this is encoded by the coding sequence GTGGGAAAGGAAGACTTAGAAGCCAGGCTCAATGATTCCTCTCTTTACCAGAATCGAGAACTCAGTTGGTTGAAATTTAACGATCGGGTTCTCTATCAGGCTAAAAACAAGAAAAGTCCATTATTGGAGCGGGTTAAATTTCTCGCCATCTCCGGCTCTAATATGGATGAATTCTACATGAAGCGAATCGGGGGCCTCAAGCAGCAGGTTGCAGCAGGGATTCAGGAGACAACCGTCGATGGCTTAACACCGCAGCAGCAGATAGATGCCTGCCATGAGTACATAGAAACATATCAATCCGAAAAAGAACGGGTTTCGAAAGATCTTATTTTTAGTGATCTTGCCAAAGCGGGAATCGAAATACTGAAGTACAATCAACTGACGCTCGCTGAACAGCAAAAAAACCGTGAGTGGTTTTATGATAATATTTTTCCATTGATCACCCCGCAGTCCATTGATTCAGCACACCCTTTTCCGTTTGTTTCCAACTTGTCTCTTAATCTGTTTGTGACTCTCCGCTATCCGGACGAACAGGAAATTTCCCTCGCCCGGGTCAAAGTTCCTGTTGGTGCCGGTGCCAATCGGTTTCAACGGATCGATGATAAGAAAAATAGGTTCATTCTGCTGGAAGATTTAATGGAAAATAATCTGGATTTACTCTTTCCGGGGATGGAGATTGTCAGTTGCGAACTTTTCCGGGTGACCCGTAACGCCAACACCAGTAAGGATCAGGAACACGCAGATGATTTGTTGGAGTTGATCGAAACAACTTTGAAGTTTCGAAGAGTTGCTCCCATTGTCAGGCTCCAGGTCACGCCGAATATGTCGAGCCTGCATCGTGGCCGTCTTGCTGCCGAAATGGGCCTTGATGAAATAAAAGATGTGGCCGTTTCAAAATGTATCCTCGGATTGCGCGATCTCTGGGAACTTTATCATCTGGAGATGCCTGAACATAAAGAAGCAAAACATCTGCCGGTCGATCATCCCTTACTGACAAAAGAGAGGAATATCTTTCACAGCATTCGTGAACACAAAGAAATTCTTCTGCAACACCCCTATGAATCATTTGCGACATCGATCGGTCGTTTTCTCTATGAAGCGGCAACGGATCCGAAAGTCAGGGGAATAAAAATGACCCTGTACCGCACTGATCCGGACAGTGAAATTATCAACTACCTGATTCGCGCTGCCCAAAACGGGAAACAGGTTGCGGTCGTTGTTGAGCTGAAAGCCAGTTTTGACGAACAGGCCAATATCAAACTGGCGTCAAGGATGGAAGAGGCCGGGATTCATGTGACTTACGGTGTTGTCGGATTAAAAACTCACGCTAAGGTGATCCTCGTCATTCGGCAGGATTTTAGAGGCCTGCGGCGCTATGTGCACATTGGGACCGGGAATTATCACCCGGTGACATCCCGCCTTTATTCTGATGTCGGAATTCTTATTTATAATAAAGATGTCGGTCGGGATGCGACGGAACTGTTTAATTATCTGACCACCGGATTCAGCCCCAAACGTGATTATAAGAAGCTCCTGCCGGCACCTAAAATCCTTAAAAAGACTCTGATCGATAAAATTGAGCGGGAAGTATCCTGCCAGAGCAAAAATAATCCCGGTCTGATTCGTTTTAAAATGAATGCGCTGGAAGATGTCGATATAACCAAAGCTCTGTATCGGGCCGCGCGGGCAGGAGTCAAGATAGAACTTTTAGTGCGTGACAGTTGTCGGATTCGTCCCGGTCTTCCAAATATTTCAGAAAATATCCGGGTTGTTTCAATTGTTGGGAGATTCCTTGAGCATGCGCGGATCTATTACTTTCAAAATGGCGGCAACGAAGAATTTTTCATCGGTTCTGCTGATGCGATGAAACGTAATCTGGAATATCGTGTAGAAGCTTTGATCCCGGTAGAGACCGCTCCATTACGTGAGCAACTGCGGGAATTCATGGAATTGCAGCTGAATGATAAAGTTGGGGCCTGGGTTCTCCAGCCGGATGGCAGCTACCTGCCGGTGAATTCGAATCCACGCAAAGGGGCCTCCAGTTGTCAGGACAAGTTGATTAAACTGGCGGAAAAGCGTCAGCATGAAGTCCAGCGTTTGCGAAAGCGTAAATCACGTCAGAGTGGAGATATGAAACTCAAGAAAAGATGA
- a CDS encoding Ppx/GppA phosphatase family protein has protein sequence MKETMTIETTTLNNESDTTRLAAIDIGTNSIRCIVVEVDPLGNFRVLDDEKAMVRLGEGLTETGFISDPAKNRAIDALQRMTKISHGLGAEIAAVVATSAVRKALNRNQFLRHVKKATGLNINVISGTEEAELAGLSVHHNFALDQQRYAMADIGGGSVEIVIATGRHAETVISLELGAVFLTEKFLHKDPPDPSELKQLRKYIRKKLKKAGIGEGIPVSCLIGSGGTMTNLGSMIMAMRGEQYESVHRYEVLHSEIIHLLSMLCRKKQKERLQIPGLNPERADIILAGMILTDELMRRSRTNQLRINAQGIREGLILQSMHKRDLISEPEQPRDWRNSILEFAGSCRFDKLHSLQVNHLAQKIFTAVAPMNQLTSRHAELLEAAAILHDIGYFISYDRHHKHSYHLIRHANLFGFTPREREIIANLARYHRKAKPKKNHDNFSALNPEDQKLVRQLGGILRLADGLDRRRNGQVTDILCRPQGHLFTLKLQGQGDLSVEIYGAKSKGDLFESAFDTQLNVTTKETQ, from the coding sequence ATGAAAGAGACGATGACTATCGAGACTACAACCCTCAATAATGAGTCAGATACAACCCGACTGGCAGCGATTGATATCGGGACAAATTCCATCCGATGTATTGTCGTCGAAGTTGATCCACTGGGAAATTTCCGGGTTCTGGATGATGAAAAAGCCATGGTTCGCCTCGGTGAAGGACTCACTGAAACCGGTTTTATTTCCGATCCGGCCAAAAATCGCGCAATCGATGCGTTACAGCGCATGACTAAAATCAGCCACGGCCTTGGAGCAGAGATCGCAGCAGTAGTCGCGACAAGTGCCGTACGCAAAGCCCTCAACAGGAATCAATTCCTGCGTCACGTAAAAAAAGCAACAGGACTCAACATCAATGTCATCTCAGGCACTGAGGAAGCAGAATTGGCCGGTTTAAGTGTTCATCATAATTTTGCCCTGGATCAACAGCGCTACGCTATGGCCGATATCGGAGGAGGCAGTGTTGAAATTGTCATTGCAACAGGTCGTCATGCTGAAACAGTTATTTCCCTGGAACTTGGAGCGGTTTTTTTGACCGAAAAATTCCTTCACAAGGATCCCCCTGACCCGTCAGAGCTCAAACAATTACGCAAATATATCCGCAAGAAGCTCAAAAAAGCAGGAATTGGGGAAGGAATACCCGTGTCCTGTCTGATTGGTTCCGGCGGCACCATGACGAACTTAGGCAGCATGATCATGGCTATGCGGGGGGAACAATATGAATCCGTACATCGCTATGAAGTTTTACATTCTGAAATCATCCACCTGCTTTCGATGCTGTGCCGTAAAAAACAGAAAGAGCGATTGCAGATTCCCGGCTTAAACCCCGAGCGCGCTGATATTATTCTGGCCGGAATGATTTTGACGGATGAATTGATGCGGCGTTCCCGCACAAACCAATTGCGGATCAACGCGCAAGGAATCCGTGAAGGGCTCATTCTTCAGAGCATGCACAAGCGCGACTTAATTTCAGAACCGGAACAACCACGTGATTGGCGAAACTCCATCCTGGAATTTGCCGGTTCATGCCGCTTCGACAAGTTGCATTCACTTCAGGTCAATCATCTGGCCCAGAAAATCTTTACCGCTGTCGCCCCCATGAATCAATTGACATCGCGACATGCCGAGCTCCTCGAAGCGGCAGCAATCCTTCATGACATCGGATACTTTATCAGCTATGACCGTCATCATAAACATTCCTACCACCTGATCCGGCACGCGAACCTGTTCGGTTTTACCCCGCGGGAGCGGGAAATAATCGCCAACCTGGCCCGCTACCACCGTAAAGCCAAACCGAAAAAGAACCATGATAATTTTTCCGCACTGAATCCCGAAGATCAAAAACTTGTCCGGCAGCTTGGGGGTATCCTGCGTCTTGCCGATGGTTTGGACCGGCGGCGTAATGGCCAGGTGACGGATATTCTCTGCCGGCCACAGGGCCATTTGTTTACCCTGAAATTACAGGGACAGGGGGACCTTTCCGTTGAAATCTATGGCGCAAAAAGCAAAGGCGATCTGTTTGAATCCGC